A single region of the Geobacillus subterraneus genome encodes:
- a CDS encoding UPF0175 family protein, whose product MAMDYFQVNLPKEFLSAINELEGNTVEAKIKLSLAIGLFVGKQVTLAKAAELSGKSLGEFIDVLRSKAIPWMEYTEEHIKDDWDTVQKLSNENRDRNE is encoded by the coding sequence ATGGCCATGGACTATTTTCAGGTGAACTTGCCGAAAGAGTTTTTGTCCGCCATTAATGAATTGGAAGGCAACACAGTTGAGGCAAAAATAAAACTTTCATTGGCGATTGGTTTGTTTGTTGGAAAACAGGTGACGCTGGCGAAAGCGGCTGAATTGTCAGGAAAATCCTTAGGAGAATTTATCGATGTATTGCGTTCGAAGGCGATTCCTTGGATGGAGTATACGGAGGAACACATCAAAGATGATTGGGACACGGTGCAAAAATTGAGCAATGAAAATAGGGATCGCAATGAATAG
- a CDS encoding DUF3368 domain-containing protein, producing the protein MNRVTVNSTPIIGLSIVGQLTLLSELFDEVYVPEAVYQEIVHNRAPRHYGKGELKRLVSEGVFRLYKVKNYNIVKSLYGKFHAGELEVIIGAKELGAQVVVMDEHAARSLSKQFLLRPIGTIGILILGKKNGKITEVKPLLDTLLENGFYLSRRLYQEALLLAEETL; encoded by the coding sequence ATGAATAGAGTCACGGTCAATTCTACACCGATTATAGGTCTGTCGATCGTTGGGCAATTGACTCTTTTGTCTGAACTATTTGATGAAGTATATGTTCCGGAAGCTGTCTATCAAGAAATTGTTCATAACCGTGCCCCACGCCATTATGGAAAAGGGGAGCTCAAACGATTGGTCAGCGAGGGGGTGTTTAGGCTATATAAAGTGAAAAATTACAATATTGTTAAAAGTTTATATGGAAAATTCCATGCCGGGGAGTTAGAAGTTATTATTGGAGCGAAAGAACTTGGTGCTCAAGTCGTTGTGATGGATGAGCATGCTGCCAGATCCTTGTCGAAACAATTCCTTTTACGACCTATCGGCACAATAGGAATTTTGATTCTTGGAAAGAAGAATGGGAAAATAACGGAAGTAAAGCCGCTGTTAGACACTTTGCTTGAAAATGGATTTTATCTTTCCCGACGTCTTTATCAAGAGGCTTTGTTACTAGCGGAAGAAACGCTGTAG
- a CDS encoding PTS mannitol transporter subunit IICB, translating into MTHTTGNETGFRVKIQRFGSYLSGMIMPNIGAFIAWGLITALFIPTGWLPNETFAKLVGPMITYLLPLLIGYTGGKMVYDVRGGVVGATATMGVIVGSEIPMFLGAMIMGPLGGYVIKKVDGLFQGKVKQGFEMLVNNFSAGIVGGVLTLLAFKGVGPVVTAISKTLAAGVEKIIDWHLLPLANIFIEPGKVLFLNNAINHGILSPLGVEQAAQTGKSILFLLETNPGPGLGILLAYWLFGKGMAKQSAPGAVIIHFLGGIHEIYFPYILMRPILILAAIAGGVSGVFTFTILHAGLVAVPSPGSIFALLAMTPKGNYFGVLAGVFVAAAVSFLVASVFLKAAKQKEEEEDLAKAAEKMEQLKGKKSQVAVALQSQEEVTASAIAAEQAVPVRVKKIVFACDAGMGSSAMGASILRNKVQKAGLGIEVTNTAINQLPADADIVVTHQNLTDRAKAKLPNAYHVSVENFLNSPKYDELIEQLKKNA; encoded by the coding sequence ATGACGCATACAACCGGAAACGAAACAGGCTTCCGTGTAAAGATTCAACGGTTTGGCAGTTATTTGAGCGGCATGATTATGCCGAATATCGGAGCGTTTATCGCTTGGGGGCTGATTACGGCGTTATTTATTCCGACCGGCTGGCTGCCGAATGAGACGTTTGCCAAGCTGGTCGGGCCGATGATTACGTACTTGCTGCCGCTATTGATCGGGTATACGGGCGGCAAAATGGTTTACGACGTCCGCGGCGGTGTCGTCGGGGCGACAGCGACGATGGGGGTCATCGTCGGTTCGGAAATTCCGATGTTTTTAGGTGCGATGATCATGGGGCCGCTCGGCGGCTATGTGATCAAAAAAGTGGACGGCCTCTTCCAAGGAAAAGTGAAACAAGGGTTTGAGATGCTTGTCAACAACTTCTCGGCCGGGATTGTCGGCGGCGTGTTGACGCTGCTCGCCTTTAAAGGGGTCGGTCCGGTCGTCACCGCCATCAGCAAAACCTTAGCGGCAGGGGTCGAAAAAATTATCGATTGGCATTTGTTGCCGCTGGCGAACATTTTCATCGAGCCGGGGAAAGTGCTGTTCTTGAACAACGCGATCAACCACGGGATCTTGAGCCCGCTCGGCGTCGAACAAGCAGCGCAAACCGGGAAATCGATTTTATTCCTGTTGGAAACGAACCCTGGACCGGGACTTGGCATTTTGCTGGCGTACTGGCTGTTTGGCAAAGGAATGGCGAAACAATCGGCACCGGGAGCAGTGATTATTCACTTCTTAGGTGGAATTCATGAAATTTACTTCCCATACATTCTTATGCGCCCGATCTTGATTTTAGCGGCGATTGCCGGTGGAGTGAGCGGGGTATTCACGTTTACGATCCTCCATGCCGGGTTGGTGGCCGTACCGTCGCCAGGAAGCATTTTCGCTTTGCTCGCGATGACGCCGAAAGGAAATTACTTTGGCGTGCTCGCTGGTGTGTTTGTCGCCGCAGCAGTATCGTTCCTTGTCGCTTCGGTTTTCTTAAAAGCGGCGAAGCAAAAGGAAGAGGAAGAAGATTTGGCGAAAGCAGCGGAGAAAATGGAGCAGTTGAAAGGGAAAAAGAGCCAGGTCGCTGTCGCGCTGCAATCACAAGAAGAAGTCACGGCGTCTGCGATCGCAGCGGAACAAGCTGTTCCTGTACGGGTGAAAAAAATTGTCTTTGCCTGTGACGCCGGAATGGGGTCGAGTGCGATGGGGGCGTCGATTTTGCGCAATAAAGTGCAAAAAGCCGGCCTTGGCATTGAAGTCACGAACACGGCGATCAACCAGCTGCCGGCCGACGCCGATATTGTCGTCACCCATCAAAATTTAACCGACCGGGCGAAAGCAAAATTGCCGAACGCCTACCACGTATCGGTTGAAAACTTCTTAAACAGCCCGAAATACGATGAGTTGATCGAGCAATTGAAAAAGAACGCGTAA